The Phaseolus vulgaris cultivar G19833 unplaced genomic scaffold, P. vulgaris v2.0 scaffold_15, whole genome shotgun sequence genomic interval TTCCACTCGGCTTACTCGGTAAATGGATTTGGCGTCTGGGGTCGGATAAGGGTGGTTTGTGGAAGGAGGTAATTGATTCCAAATACGGGGGTTGGAGAAATTTGAGAGCGGGAAGGGGAGGAAGTTCAGAATCCCTGTGGTGGAAAGATTTAAGGGAGGTGTGGAGCTTAGAAGGGTGGGGTCAGAATTTTGAAGATGTCGTGGCTTGGAAGGTGGGTAATGGGAAGGAAGTTATGTTCTGGGAAGACAATTGGGTGGGTAAGGGGAgatgaaaagtgtttttccGAGGCTGTTTTCACTTACCCCCTGTTTGCTTCCATGGATGTACTGTTCAAGAGGAAGGATGTGAGTGGATGGATATCCATGGTTTGGATCAAGGGATGTGCAGGGAAGTGAAGGAGAGGATATACCTGTGAACAACAAATATCCTCTCccctcaaaatgaagagatgtagaggGAAAGTCATGTCAGCATCccttatttccaaatttaccctcatttgaatgtattagtattttaaaaaatttattgtacaatgtttaaaatatatatatatatatataatatatatatatataaaatgaagaaacaaatcataataaattttaaagaagttttaagtttgtttattattttataaaatattataaatcagtgtaaaaaaaatatagttaaataaaatcttccatttatatattagttattagagTAGATCAGGTGATACCTATTTGTCAAGTTctaataagatattttattaaatgtggttggatttagttttttttaaagaaaagaatataatatatctaattaaaattgaaaatattacctGGGTTGGATCATGGTCATCACCAAAAGATTAtactaaacatttttcattttattttatactaaatgtttaatttatttaataaaaaaaatccctaAAAACAATCCatcacttaaaataattttattctaacttaaattattcattaaaaactgaaaatataattaatatattttcacgtatttttacataatgtattaataaaaactacactttattataaatattagttattaaataaatttaactaacacaaatatttaataaaacaaaataataataattaattattgaactatatcggattatactactaatacgtttttatccttattttttattataattttttatggaatCATTTTCTATggttaattaagttatatttttgttactgttgtattttttaattgctttattgtgaggttttttaatattaaaaaatagtaattttttatttttataggatgtgatttattttttaattttatagtatatgtttaatatttaaagaaattatttgaaattctgtttttttatatgtttatattaatatatttctatatatagttattatgtttatgagttataatttatgttattataattttttatgaattttttttattgttaattacgttatatttttgttgttgtggtattttttatttttcatttctagagggtttttaatattaaaaaataatatctttttatttatataagatttgatttatttttcaatttattactTGTGAAGTTctgtatttatttaatttgttgaatacatatttttttttctaattatagtttttatattatacatatttacatttaacatatattttttaaattataatttttaaatctacgaaatgtgtgaaagtttttcatttttaaacaaaaaactactcattttattattaattttttaataagcaAGGGTTAATCTGTAAAGTAACATTtcacacctttaaaaaaattaaaatttcctcataaccatcacatcactcacaaactcccataaactttcctcacacatccaccctaacataccccaatccaaacacctttattttcttcacactttcctcacacatcctcacacatccactccttCAAATCTTCACACATCccctccctaatccaaacagaGCCTTAGTGTCTCAAAAGCTTCTACGGTGGCAGAGGTAGGGGCTTGGAACAACAATGTTTGGGTTTGGAAGTTTGGTTGGAGAAGGAATCTTTTTGAGTGAGAAAAGAATTTAGTGTGTCTACTGTCTCAGGAAGTTCAGGGTGTGAGCTTGAATTTGGAGAAGGAAGATAGCTGGGAGTGGAAGGAAGGGGAGGAGGTAGGGTATTCGGTTAAAGCTGGATATCTCCGTCCAAGGGGGGGCCGAGTAGGGGAGAGAGAGGGGGAGTTTATGAAGTTCTGGAAGTGTAAGGTTGTACCTTTTGCACATGTTACGACTTGGAAAAACGTGGAATCACGGTGGTAAGTTCTGTGTGTAGTTTTTGCGGGGTGGAGGAGGAATCTCACACTCATCTGTTCTTTGAGTGTAGTTTTGCGTGGCGAGTGTGGAACCTTTGTTGTGCTTGGTTGGGTGTGCAAAGTGTGTTTCATAATGTTCCACTGCTAAATTTATCTCAGTTTAAGTTGACCAACGAGTCTGTTTCGGTAAATGAGGTTTGGGGAGTGATTTGGATCGCGGTCGTCAACGAAATCTGGAAACATAGAAACAAAGTAATATTTAGAAGGGGTGTAATAGATGTATTGGAAGTATTCACTTTGGTGCAACTAAAGGCATGAGCTTGAGTTACTTCCAAGTTGCAGGATGCGATATTTTCCTTCTCTGATTGATGTGTTGATCCTTTGGTCTGTATGAAAATGATGTTTTGATGTTTTGTTTGGGTATAAGAGTGAGGGTTGTAGGCGGTTCTTTCCggatttatttaagtttttagGAGTTGACAGGGTGTGTGTTGTGGAAAAGGTTAAAGGTTGtatgttttgtataagggttgggtcACCCCTAAAGTGACTCACATTTATTCATTGTTGATTACGGATAAAACAAaatgtttgaaaacataattaTTCTAGCTAGGTGCTTGAATATTGTTTGAGAACATAGTCATTCTTGATTCACCTCTTGAATAATGTTTGTACCCGGTTATTGCTGACTAAAACTGAGTATTTTTTTAAGTCAATTATTCCTAGTAATGAATATATTATTTCTCAAATAATTAGTactgattaaaataaataaattatttgattaattcatCAACTTGATCACTCGGTCACTTAAGAGAGAGGAACAACATTTTGGAtgtatataaaattcatttatgtAAGGTTTGCTCTTTTGTTGTTGGGTTACATGTTATATAACTCAACATTTGTTAATAAATACAATGCACCCTTTTAGGATTTATATTCCAATTTAAAATCTACTAGCATCGTTAGAATAATTGCAAATGAATTTGTTAAATCTTTTTTAACTTCCATAATATGTGAGTGGAACCTAATCTATGGACTATGAACTATGATAAACAACCGCAGGCAGAAGCATTAAGCAAAGTGTTGTATTCGTATCCATCGGAATCAGAAAATGGGAACAAACGGGAAGCACAGTTAATTTTGCCAGCTCCCTCACCAACGGGTAACGACTTTACCTGTCTTACGTTACATTGTGACTTTAGTACGTGAAGTTGGATTAAGATTAATAGTGATATATAATATTGGCACAAATTTGTGTGTTTGTGTCGTGTTTGTACTATCGTTGGTGTTGTTGGTACAATGTTTTGCATGCAACTATAAACTATTGGAGGAGCAGTTGCAGCGAtgtgattattgatgggggagaGTGCACATGGCAATTAGGTATAAGTCACGTGGGAGCCCCGAGGACGAGACAAGTTTGGCGAAAACCTTAGTCAGCAAAACCAAAGACTTGCTAACTCACACAGACACACACACGCGAGCCTCGCATGGCCCTTCTAATTCTGGCTCGACGCTTGTCGTGTTCGTTGTGCATGCCACAACACATGTGCCAAGGTGCTACGCTATCAACATGCCCATTCACCTCTGTAGGTTCAACCACGTGGCTGCGACCAACCCCTTGACTTCAAGGAACCACGGTTTAGTTTAACTTTTGGTCCTTATATATATCAGTATCATGAATCAAAATAAAaacttcaaaattatttataaagtgAAATCAGCATATGCATAACTTGTAGAAAATTCTATCAGATGGGACAGTGCTGATATAGAAGCATGACTTGCAGAGTGTGTGACACAATAAATGTATCCAACTTGCAGTTGTGGCTTGCAGCCCTTAGTTATTACTTGCTTTTAAGAAATGACAGAGACGTGGCACAAAAGAAAAAGGCTTCATTTGAAATTATGTATATCTAAGTGTGAAACTTTACAGTTAAATAGAGTtgtaatatatagtttttacCATGGAATCGTAGATTTGTTTTGTGATTAGTCTACAAGAACACTATGGCTAGAATTAGAATATTTGTCTCCTAGACCAGAACATTTGGTGAGTGGAGCTTACGAGAGAAAGTTGATTAAGATGCCGAAAGTGGGTTGTTTAAATGCTATAGATGTGATAATGGCACCAACCAATGAAGTGTGAGGAAAGATTACTTTAACATTGGATCCTGAAAAGGTAACTGGAAACTGATTGACAGTGAATGTCTTTGTCAAAAAGCAAACCTTCGTTTTCAACATTTATTTGACCATATTTATACACATACGAAAAGTTGGTTGGAGTTCGGTTTGACTGAACCCCCAAGAAAGGAGGAAAAAGCAgctacaaatataaaaaaaaggctTAAAAGGGCTTGAGAGTCCAACATTTTGGACATCACAGTCACAGAATGATGAAAGTTTATATTTATCTTCTTGCAGAGAGCAACCACTAATCAGGGTCCTCTCACTGATGGCGAATGAGTAGGTGGGTGGCGGCAGAAAAAGAGCCGAGATTTTAATATGGTGTTGTTCCCTTCTCAGCAAGTAATTCAGTATGAAAACGAATACATAAACCCCTTTTCTGAAGAAAACAAATACTGCCTTTACAAATTACAAGTATTGATTTAGTAGGCGTTCACTGAAAAGGAAAAGGGgtcaaattttcaaattaaagaagaaaagagataaTATGTATATGTTTCAACCTGAAGTTTATTGGAGATATCGTTAGGTTCAATCACCGCTTTGAAGGTCGGTACTTGGTCacaattttgttcttaaaagatgATTTGATGGGTTAAGAGAGGAGGAAGTATATAAACTGTCATAAATTCCTGAACGATGTTTTTTGGCACAAGGGAACAGTTAAAAATGGAGTCAAACTCTTGTCTTTCTATACATGGAATGTGCAGTGACAGGAGAATTTGTAAGAGAGAATGAAATAAGTAAATCTGCACTATAATAATTGCTAAGTAAtgattacattattttatttttaccttCATGACTCAAAAGTACTCACAGTATATTCTTCTTGTTCAATCATAATAAAAACTTCCTGATACGTAGCTATATGTAACCTTGGTAGGTAAGATCACAAACTACTCATGACGAAGAATGTATTTGAGTTGCAAGATAGTCACTCTATCTTTAAGAACTTTCCAATGAAAACAGACCATTTATAGTAAATGAAAGATTTCAGTATCTATAAAACGTTATCATGTATAGTAAATTGGATCAGACAAACgagtttcctttcttcttcctctctcTGTATATCAAAATGATGAATAGTGCTTAGGTGAAGTCAATTGTAATGGTTTTAGGCGTTTAATCAGTAAAAATGTACAGTATTTAATGCATATCATTATTGAGTGGAGTAGTTTGAACAAAATCTCCATCATAATGATTTGAACCAGTGTGCGATTGCATGGGGATGGTTATTGGTAAGGGTTTGTAAAGGTAAAAATGGAATCAAGGGAgacaaaagcaagaaaagagAGAGCAAAAAAAAGTAGATGATATTCTTGTATACACTTTTGTTTCCCCTTATTAATTGCTCAGACTTTGAATATTCTTATGGAATTCGGGACAAGTTTTTGAATGTAAAGAACAAACGGTGACCACGTGAAAGATTAATGATTACAACGGAACAAGCCAAACTATAAGATGTTTTTCACTCTTATTATCATTATTCTACCCATTCTTAGTTTAAATCGGTTTTCTGCGTCTTGAAAGGTAAAGTTAAAGATAAAAgttgtatttaatttatttttaaccttAACTCCTCTAAGTAATTTAGGATTATTATATATGAAACATTTTATATGTAGTAATTTagttacttttctttttctcataaactttaattaattactttccTTTTTTACACGATTCTTGATTTGTTTCGGTATAATATGGATTATTACAAGTCTAATATCTGTATGTAATCTAAGAgttaatctttattttaaatcaCATTTAGAATATGTGTATTACGcagtatttttaaaaattacacatAAAACAATATTTGAGGATATAAAATATACGAGCATAtgatttattaatgaaaaatactGTAAGCTATCTCTTGTGATAATGGAAACTGTTACTCCAATTTAAAATGAGGGtttttaataagttaaaattagtttagaTAACAGTTAATCTGAGGAACTTcacatataaattttaaaatattttttttttaacttgttcaCGAGTTTGTTTAAATATACTATTAGAACAGTTACCCATGATATTTGTGTATTTCTTTGTTGTCCTAGATAGTGTACCTTGTTACATCTCATCAGAAATGACAAATTCTTTAGATAGTACACCTTGTTACCAAATTTATTCTTAGTAGTATATGTTAGGGTTGTGGTTTCAGTGagtgaattattttttattttgaaggtTGAAATTCAATGTGATGGATATTTGAGGTGATTCTTGGTGGTTGTGATTGGAGGTTACTCTCAAGGTGCTTATTTGAGAtgatgaaaattattatttttttcataatttttttcgtatttttattttcgttttcgtttttaGTGGTAGGTATATTCCATATCCAATAATTCATATCAAATTGTACATTATGTTATTCATTTTCTAATAACATACCAAAATGTATAATTCAATATGTATAGTCTAAATTCAGTAATACATATCAAATTGTACAATCGAGtatattattagaaaataaaaatcaaaatatacaaTTCGATATGTATACCCTGATCATACATATCAAATTGTACAATGAAACGGTTGCAGTGTTAGGTTAAGAGAGAAGTAgggttttaaaaattttaaataagggCAAAATTGGTATTTTATGGAGATGTGTGGAGGTGTAGAAGAACCATTGAAGTTAGGGAGAATTTGTCCTTGGAAATTTATGTAATTTTGAtgattgtttcttcctgcaccttcatAGGTTCTTTTGCAACCccgtcaaaatatatttttattcttcttgtgccaccccatatagtagcttccagattatgtaatccggtcacacatttgaaaaaagacttatggattatgtaatctaaaagCTAAAAAAGATtatcggattacataatccagaaactaatcatgcatctgaaaaaggttttcggattatgtaatccgaaatttTACAAAGtggtatttttggaaatataaaaatttatggaggtgagagaagaatatatgggaggtgcaggaagaagcagtcaTTTTGATCGACCCAAATAGCTAGCCCACTAGAGAGTGTTATGAATTTCGGGTTGGGCCCAGAAAAACCCATTGGGTTTGAGGGCGAGGCAATAGCGGAGGAGAATTGCAGGTATTAGATGTTGGAGTGTAGTAGgaacagagagagagaggaagagagagaagtgaagaaaaaatgAGGCTGTTCGATCCTTGGTCTGTTTTCTTCAAGCGTGAATGGAAGCGAAATTGGCCCTTCCTGGTCGGATTCGCCGTCACCGGAACTGTGATCACCAAATTTTCTCTTGGTCTAACTGGTAGATCCACTTTCTTCTTCCCTCATCACCAATTCTCcttcttttttttctgaaatttattttgtgttttgaatCTGATTTCCCCTGGCTTCATTTTCACAGAGGAGGATgccaaaaattcaaaattcgtCCAGGCACACAAGAGGTAACGCTCCCCTCACCAAACCCTAGCTTTGTTCTCACGCATTGTGCCCTTTTTATTTTCCCTTTTCATATGAATGTCCTTCTCGTGTGTTCGATTGTCgatattcaaatttcaaatcgTTGGAGTTCAATGCACATATCTGATACAATATAGCAGATTCTTCATGTGCTGGAAATCGGACATTCTTGTTTTTAAGCTATAATGtgtgtatgtttttttttctcagcaATCAGTTGGGTAGAATTGTGCATGAATTCTGGTAAAATAAGAGCATCAGTGGTTGAAAATATGCTTAATCTGGCCCACGTATTCATGATATTTGTTCAATTGACGTGGTTGATTTAATCTAAAAGAAAATGCCATACTATTCCAACCATGTAATGAACGTACTACAACAATTCAAATCCTCCCATActcattttcatattttttctcAGTCCCATTTCTTTATAGAGGTTAATTACTGTCCATCCTCATCTCTAGTTTTGTTTATGTGGCCCTACTAATATACTAAAAGTGTGATGGCCCTTAAACTTGATTGACATGCAAATCTTATATTGTGGATGTGCCTAACTGTGCAATTTTCAAGTTCATGGATGCGAATTATTTAATACGCGGTTTATTTGTTGAGTTATTACTGACTCTTGTGATTCCGATGAAGATGAAAATgtgatattatatatttttgagAGA includes:
- the LOC137817036 gene encoding ATP synthase small subunit 6-A, mitochondrial-like, yielding MRLFDPWSVFFKREWKRNWPFLVGFAVTGTVITKFSLGLTEEDAKNSKFVQAHKR